One genomic segment of Hydra vulgaris chromosome 14, alternate assembly HydraT2T_AEP includes these proteins:
- the LOC136090727 gene encoding uncharacterized protein LOC136090727 — protein MAKVTRLKARAYLFEEESLIENLTQITFATNKELILNFQFKRSSNKLTPSKRFIGCTDGPDKFAKCSGLVNCPDNCILFAVKKPWLDGGYKDGLLTDKSIRNNITRLIDSWETLKKSKNKDSKAAEKSREEFKKKGEQVFWIGKDNIKEILKKTSLDKLSYYVDIQFLKDQKSSRLMTLGSKDMRYKTVNKDKKPLKSCNIKQLPQIDESTTDLELLSDISDVSTESDISFDLSQPGPSNAKQELSKGFVKDIAMTSVSKNISSRDLVHVCTDLIVSSGGNVANFSVSHSTIWRAQK, from the exons atggCTAAAGTTACGAGACTAAAAGCTAGAGCTTATTTATTTGAAGAAGAAAGCCTGATAGAAAACTTAACTCAGATAACTTTTGCAACAAATAAAGAATTAATTCTTAACTTTCAGTTTAAAAGATCTAGTAACAAGTTAACTCCATCCAAAAGGTTTATTGGTTGTACTGATGGGCCCGATAAATTCGCAAAGTGCTCCGGACTTGTCAATTGCCCTGACAACTGTATTctttttgcagtaaaaaaacCATGGTTAGACGGAGGTTATAAAGATGGATTATTAACGGATAAATCTATAag GAATAATATTACTCGTTTAATCGATAGTTGGGAGACATTAAAGAAAAGTAAGAATAAAGACTCTAAAGCAGCAGAGAAATCTAGGGAAGAATTCAAAAAGAAGGGGGAGCAGGTATTTTGGATTGGTAAAGATAATATTAaggaaatcttaaaaaaaacgaGCCTTGATAAACTTTCATACTATGTTGATatccaatttttaaaagaccAAAAGTCCAGTCGTCTAATGACTTTGGGGAGCAAAGACATGAGATATAAAACGGTAAATAAAGATAAGAAgcctttaaaaagttgtaatattaAACAGTTACCCCAAATAGACGAATCAACTACAGATCTAGAGCTTCTCTCAGATATCAGTGACGTGAGTACAGAATCagatatttcttttgatttatCGCAACCCGGCCCAAGTAACGCAAAACAAGAGTTAAGTAAAggttttgttaaagatattgcCATGACATcagtctcaaaaaatatttcatcaagaGATCTAGTGCATGTATGTACGGATTTAATCGTAAGTTCAGGCGGAAATGTGGCTAATTTTTCAGTGTCTCATTCAACTATTTGGCGAGCTCAAAAATAA